A region from the Haloarcula limicola genome encodes:
- the aroA gene encoding 3-phosphoshikimate 1-carboxyvinyltransferase: MDITIAESAVRGTAQAPPSKSYTHRAILAAGYSEGATVHDPLVSADTKATMRAVEAYGGIVDRSDESALSITGFAGRPETPDDVIDCANSGTTTRLVTATAALQDDLTVLTGDDSLRSRPQGPLLDAIEQLGGRAESTRDNGQAPLVVGGGVDGGTVSIPGDVSSQYVTALLMAGAVTESGIDVELTTGLKSSPYVDITLEVLDAFGVTAEKTDDGYAVAGGQSYDPDGSAYHVPGDFSSMSYLLAAGALAADEELVVTSAFPSAQGDSAIVDVLESMGATLDWDRDDGEITVERSALDGVEVGVEDTPDLLPTIAALGAAADGVTRITDAEHVRYKETDRVSAMADELTKMGAEVEEREDELLVYGEDTDLRGTTVDGHADHRIIMSLAVAGLVADGETTITGAEHVDVSFPGFFDVMQGLGAAVGQ; the protein is encoded by the coding sequence ATGGACATCACCATCGCCGAGTCTGCCGTTCGGGGCACCGCACAGGCCCCGCCGTCGAAGAGTTACACTCACAGGGCCATCCTCGCCGCCGGCTACTCCGAGGGCGCGACGGTCCACGACCCGCTCGTGAGCGCCGACACGAAGGCAACGATGCGCGCCGTCGAGGCATACGGCGGCATCGTCGACCGAAGCGACGAGTCGGCGCTCTCGATCACCGGGTTCGCCGGCCGACCGGAGACCCCCGACGACGTCATCGACTGCGCCAACAGCGGGACGACCACGCGGCTGGTCACCGCCACCGCCGCGCTGCAGGACGACCTGACCGTCCTCACCGGCGACGACTCGCTCCGCTCGCGCCCGCAGGGACCGCTGCTGGACGCCATCGAGCAACTCGGCGGCCGGGCCGAGAGCACGCGCGACAACGGCCAGGCACCGCTCGTCGTCGGCGGCGGCGTCGACGGCGGCACCGTCTCCATCCCCGGCGACGTCTCCTCGCAGTACGTCACCGCGCTGCTGATGGCCGGCGCGGTCACCGAATCGGGAATCGACGTCGAACTGACAACCGGCCTGAAGTCCTCGCCGTACGTCGACATCACGCTGGAAGTCCTCGACGCGTTCGGCGTCACGGCCGAGAAAACCGACGACGGCTACGCCGTCGCCGGCGGCCAGTCCTACGACCCCGACGGCAGCGCCTACCACGTCCCCGGCGACTTCTCGTCGATGAGCTACCTGCTCGCAGCCGGCGCGCTCGCCGCCGACGAGGAGCTCGTCGTCACCTCGGCGTTCCCGAGCGCACAGGGCGACTCGGCGATCGTGGACGTCCTCGAGTCGATGGGCGCGACGCTCGACTGGGACCGCGACGACGGCGAAATCACGGTCGAACGCTCCGCCCTCGACGGCGTCGAAGTCGGCGTCGAGGACACGCCGGACCTCCTGCCGACCATCGCCGCGCTCGGCGCGGCCGCCGACGGCGTCACGCGCATCACCGACGCCGAGCACGTCCGCTACAAGGAGACCGACCGCGTCAGCGCGATGGCCGACGAACTGACGAAGATGGGCGCGGAGGTCGAGGAGCGCGAGGACGAACTCCTCGTCTACGGCGAGGACACCGACCTGCGGGGCACGACCGTCGACGGCCACGCCGACCACCGCATCATCATGTCGCTGGCCGTCGCCGGCCTCGTGGCCGACGGCGAGACGACGATCACCGGCGCGGAGCACGTCGACGTGTCCTTCCCCGGATTCTTCGACGTCATGCAGGGACTCGGGGCCGCAGTCGGCCAGTAG
- a CDS encoding DUF6069 family protein codes for MATITSRYPIAQSGGELARRTALGVLVAVVAALLVNGLAGALDLSLGVSGPMSPFAAGPILGSVVVAGVGAAVAYAALVRLTERPVRNFTALATAVFALMLVPVFAVAPAMGVSGVGQAVLVALHVVVAVPLVAFVVGAVRL; via the coding sequence ATGGCAACTATCACGTCACGCTATCCCATCGCACAGAGCGGCGGAGAGCTCGCCCGTCGAACCGCGCTCGGCGTCCTCGTCGCGGTGGTCGCCGCGTTGCTCGTCAACGGACTCGCCGGCGCCCTCGACCTCTCGCTGGGGGTCAGCGGGCCGATGAGCCCGTTCGCCGCCGGACCGATACTCGGGAGCGTCGTCGTCGCCGGTGTCGGCGCGGCCGTCGCCTACGCCGCGCTGGTCCGCCTGACCGAGCGCCCCGTCCGGAACTTCACCGCCCTCGCCACGGCGGTGTTCGCTCTGATGCTGGTGCCCGTCTTCGCCGTCGCTCCCGCGATGGGCGTCTCCGGCGTCGGGCAGGCCGTCCTCGTCGCGCTACACGTCGTGGTCGCCGTCCCGCTCGTCGCCTTCGTCGTCGGCGCGGTTCGGCTATAG
- a CDS encoding luciferase family protein yields MTSDRAAIEETVERLVDEVGGWPHVTVGDHRFGGTEFRVGPREIGHVHAWGMLDIAYLRKLRDALVEEGETGPHHLLTESGWTTTYIESPEEYDHARWLLRLSYLYHVNVLKRTPAGAEEFADVDVSAELSELAPSDAVRAAFERR; encoded by the coding sequence ATGACGTCAGACAGAGCGGCGATCGAAGAGACCGTCGAGCGCCTCGTGGACGAGGTTGGCGGGTGGCCCCACGTCACCGTCGGCGACCACCGCTTCGGCGGGACGGAGTTCCGCGTCGGCCCGCGGGAGATCGGCCACGTCCACGCGTGGGGGATGCTCGACATCGCCTACCTCCGGAAGCTCCGCGACGCGCTCGTCGAGGAAGGCGAGACCGGGCCGCACCACCTCCTGACGGAGTCCGGCTGGACGACGACGTATATCGAATCGCCCGAGGAGTACGACCACGCCCGGTGGCTGCTCCGCCTCTCGTACCTCTATCACGTCAACGTCCTCAAGCGGACGCCCGCCGGCGCCGAGGAGTTCGCCGACGTGGACGTGTCCGCGGAACTGTCGGAGTTAGCCCCCAGCGACGCCGTCCGGGCGGCCTTCGAGCGACGCTGA
- a CDS encoding ABC transporter permease: protein MSSETESETGATATEVTHSGNSFLGDFWVNFVRWNIKAVRNPFVLVVSLVQPIIFLVLFTQVFGQVATGAVNRGPGSITYETYLVPAICMQVALAAAATSGVGLVNDIENGMFEKVLVSPMNRTAVFLGKTAAEVLRIAAQITIIIGLGVVLGAEVATGVAGALGIVAVGILFSLWFTALSNTIAVVTKDQESTIIGANLLQFPLLFVSTAFLPLSVLPSWIQVVARFNPVTYGVDAARAIMLGRDVMTVVEVTAYGFDFGGLYNTLVPAVAVLLALGVLFGSVAVHMLQRASSANVQ, encoded by the coding sequence GTGAGCTCGGAGACGGAGTCCGAGACCGGAGCGACGGCCACGGAGGTTACTCACTCGGGCAACTCCTTCCTCGGCGATTTCTGGGTGAACTTCGTCCGCTGGAACATCAAGGCGGTTCGCAACCCGTTCGTCCTCGTCGTCTCGCTCGTCCAGCCGATCATCTTCCTCGTCCTGTTCACGCAGGTGTTCGGACAGGTGGCCACCGGCGCGGTCAATCGGGGTCCCGGCTCGATCACCTACGAGACCTATCTCGTGCCGGCCATCTGCATGCAGGTGGCGCTGGCGGCGGCGGCCACGTCCGGCGTCGGCCTCGTCAACGACATCGAGAACGGGATGTTCGAGAAAGTGCTCGTCAGTCCGATGAACCGAACCGCGGTCTTCCTCGGGAAGACGGCCGCCGAGGTCCTCCGCATCGCCGCCCAGATAACCATCATCATCGGCCTCGGCGTGGTGCTCGGCGCGGAGGTGGCGACGGGCGTCGCCGGCGCGCTGGGTATCGTCGCCGTCGGCATCCTGTTCTCGCTGTGGTTCACCGCGCTCTCGAACACGATCGCCGTCGTCACGAAGGACCAGGAGTCGACGATCATCGGCGCGAACCTCCTGCAGTTCCCGCTGCTGTTCGTCTCGACCGCGTTCCTCCCGCTCTCCGTCCTCCCGTCGTGGATTCAGGTCGTCGCTCGCTTCAACCCGGTCACGTACGGCGTCGACGCCGCGCGCGCCATCATGCTGGGCCGGGACGTGATGACCGTCGTCGAAGTGACGGCCTACGGCTTCGACTTCGGCGGCCTCTACAACACGCTCGTCCCGGCCGTGGCAGTTTTGCTCGCGCTCGGCGTTCTCTTCGGGAGCGTGGCCGTCCACATGCTCCAGCGGGCCTCCAGCGCGAACGTGCAGTAA
- a CDS encoding ATP-binding cassette domain-containing protein, whose protein sequence is MTDDAIAAEGVELTYADGTQAVRGVDLTVPRGEFFGFLGPNGAGKTTTIKTLVTLLRPTAGSIRVNGFDALTESRSVRETVGYMAQETSVDPELTARENLRFACDAYGVPRSDRADRIDELLELVDLADVADKKADDFSGGMQKRLDAATALVHRPPLVFLDEPTTGLDPKARNRLWEYFRRINERGTTIFLTTQYLEEADELCDRLAVILDGELVSEGSPAELKQEVGGEILDVSVEGDEGDRRTAARIARDGDIFEPSAAVDVSEEGITVTSERARSKGTDLLVALRDEGLTVTGFNVRAPTLDDVFLAITGEHVETDGADGSDTAVDSLAADGGERAEGDDRFEGGDDA, encoded by the coding sequence GTGACCGACGACGCAATCGCGGCGGAGGGGGTCGAACTCACCTACGCCGACGGAACGCAGGCGGTACGGGGCGTCGACCTGACGGTGCCGCGCGGGGAGTTCTTCGGCTTCCTCGGCCCGAACGGGGCGGGGAAGACGACGACCATCAAGACGCTCGTGACGCTGCTGCGTCCGACCGCCGGGTCGATCCGCGTCAACGGGTTCGACGCGCTCACGGAGAGCCGCAGCGTCCGCGAGACGGTGGGCTACATGGCACAGGAGACGAGCGTCGACCCCGAGCTCACGGCCCGCGAGAACCTCCGGTTCGCGTGCGACGCCTACGGCGTCCCCCGGAGCGACCGGGCCGACCGCATCGACGAACTGCTCGAACTCGTGGACCTCGCGGACGTCGCGGACAAGAAGGCCGACGACTTCTCCGGCGGGATGCAGAAGCGACTCGACGCCGCGACGGCGCTGGTCCACCGCCCGCCGCTGGTGTTCCTGGACGAACCGACCACCGGGCTGGACCCGAAGGCCCGCAACCGCCTCTGGGAGTACTTCCGGCGGATCAACGAGCGCGGGACTACCATCTTCCTCACGACGCAGTACCTCGAAGAGGCCGACGAACTCTGCGACCGACTGGCGGTCATCCTCGACGGCGAGCTCGTCTCGGAGGGGTCGCCGGCCGAACTCAAGCAGGAGGTCGGCGGGGAGATACTCGACGTGAGCGTCGAGGGCGACGAAGGCGACAGGCGAACCGCGGCGCGCATCGCCCGCGATGGGGACATCTTCGAACCGAGCGCCGCGGTAGACGTGAGCGAGGAGGGCATCACCGTCACCTCCGAACGCGCCCGCTCGAAGGGAACGGACCTCCTGGTCGCCCTCCGAGACGAGGGGCTCACCGTCACGGGGTTCAACGTCCGCGCGCCGACGCTCGACGACGTGTTCCTCGCCATCACCGGCGAGCACGTCGAGACCGACGGGGCCGACGGCTCCGATACCGCCGTCGACTCTCTCGCCGCCGACGGGGGCGAGCGGGCCGAGGGCGACGACCGGTTCGAGGGCGGTGACGACGCGTGA
- a CDS encoding M24 family metallopeptidase → MDPDLSALDAYLDERDADGYLIDADSEDSDQYYLSGFDAPDPFLTLYDGETHLLFPRSLEYGRATREARAETVQRYVDFDHAELVEEFGPEEAVSHVFAAFCESYGVESVAVPPRFPLKTADSLRARGVEVTADTDGIVTEIRATKTDEEVEHVRTAQRANEASMAAAEALLRDASVTGEGTLEYDGETLTSERVKEEIEVTLLRHGCSLDETIVACGSDAADPHDRGSGPLSADEPIIVDIFPRDKATKYHADMTRTFCVGDPSETVREWYDLTERAMDAAFDALEPGATGEDVHDAVCDVYEDAGMSTLRSDDRTETGFIHSTGHGVGLDVHELPRLSPAGGELEPGHVVTIEPGLYDPDVGGVRIEDIAVVTEDGYENLTDYEKRLVV, encoded by the coding sequence ATGGACCCTGACCTCTCTGCGCTGGATGCGTATCTCGATGAGCGGGACGCCGACGGCTACCTCATCGACGCGGACTCGGAGGACTCCGACCAGTACTACCTCTCCGGGTTCGACGCGCCGGACCCCTTCCTCACGCTGTACGACGGCGAGACCCACCTCCTCTTCCCGCGGAGCCTGGAGTACGGCCGCGCCACGCGGGAGGCCCGCGCCGAGACTGTCCAGCGCTACGTCGACTTCGACCACGCCGAACTGGTCGAGGAGTTCGGCCCCGAGGAAGCCGTCTCGCACGTCTTCGCGGCGTTCTGTGAGTCCTACGGCGTCGAGAGCGTCGCCGTGCCGCCGCGGTTCCCGCTCAAGACGGCCGACAGTCTCCGCGCCCGCGGCGTCGAGGTGACGGCCGATACCGACGGTATCGTCACGGAGATCCGCGCGACCAAGACCGACGAGGAAGTCGAGCACGTCCGCACGGCCCAGCGCGCGAACGAGGCGTCGATGGCCGCCGCCGAGGCGCTCCTGCGGGACGCGTCGGTCACTGGTGAGGGCACGCTCGAATACGACGGCGAGACGCTGACCAGCGAGCGCGTCAAGGAGGAGATCGAGGTGACGCTGCTGCGTCACGGCTGTTCGCTGGACGAGACCATCGTCGCCTGCGGGAGCGACGCCGCCGATCCCCACGACCGGGGGAGCGGGCCGCTGTCGGCCGACGAACCGATAATCGTCGACATCTTCCCGCGGGACAAGGCGACGAAGTACCACGCCGACATGACTCGGACGTTCTGCGTGGGCGACCCGAGCGAGACGGTGCGGGAGTGGTACGACCTGACCGAGCGAGCGATGGACGCCGCCTTCGACGCGCTGGAGCCCGGCGCGACCGGAGAGGACGTCCACGACGCCGTCTGTGACGTCTACGAGGACGCGGGGATGTCGACGCTCCGGAGCGACGACCGCACCGAGACGGGATTCATCCACAGCACGGGCCACGGCGTCGGGCTCGACGTGCACGAACTCCCGCGGCTCTCGCCCGCCGGCGGCGAACTCGAACCGGGTCACGTCGTCACGATCGAACCGGGGCTGTACGACCCCGACGTGGGCGGGGTCCGTATCGAGGACATCGCCGTCGTCACCGAGGACGGCTACGAGAACCTCACCGACTACGAAAAACGGCTGGTCGTTTGA
- a CDS encoding CopG family ribbon-helix-helix protein, which produces MADYTTVSIPKDLAERVEGTIEGTSFSSTSDLVRFLLRSIVVQHQREGELTEAQFQDIADQLRDLGYLE; this is translated from the coding sequence ATGGCAGACTACACGACGGTTTCGATCCCGAAAGACCTCGCAGAGCGCGTCGAAGGCACTATCGAGGGGACCAGCTTCTCCAGCACGTCGGACCTCGTTCGCTTCCTCCTCCGGAGCATCGTCGTCCAGCACCAGCGCGAGGGCGAACTGACCGAGGCGCAGTTTCAGGACATCGCCGACCAGCTCCGCGACCTCGGCTATCTGGAGTGA
- a CDS encoding DUF7333 family protein — protein MEFDFARSVAPLVAIVAVAAVALTSVMTPSTVFMMVLPSMIAFSVIAFFFGMKHGEFRASP, from the coding sequence ATGGAATTCGACTTCGCGCGCTCGGTGGCCCCGCTCGTCGCCATCGTCGCCGTCGCGGCGGTCGCGCTCACGAGCGTGATGACCCCCTCGACGGTCTTCATGATGGTCCTGCCCTCGATGATCGCCTTCTCGGTCATCGCGTTCTTCTTCGGGATGAAACACGGCGAGTTCCGCGCCAGTCCGTAG
- a CDS encoding VOC family protein, whose product MLSHPEWLALEVKDTDRMTAFYDAFLELDVVEETEQEAVLAVGDTELRLRAPGPVPRGGLHTHYALTIPESEYDRWWDQLDDRFDLVEETFGEARSLYFYDPEGNCVELGERAEGGSGVTGMFELVLEVERLDDAVEFYRELGFEMVDDGREQGRVRLTTGELDLELWSPRLGIADARGGVHVDFGVVADDPRSVARNVADEALAVTSVEEGVRIRDPDGHYLTLVGEENRQ is encoded by the coding sequence ATGCTCTCACACCCGGAGTGGCTGGCGCTGGAGGTGAAGGACACCGATCGGATGACGGCCTTCTACGACGCGTTCCTCGAACTCGACGTCGTCGAGGAGACCGAACAGGAGGCGGTGCTGGCGGTCGGCGACACCGAACTCCGTCTGCGCGCGCCGGGACCGGTGCCCCGCGGCGGCTTACACACCCACTACGCGCTGACGATCCCCGAGTCGGAGTACGACCGCTGGTGGGACCAGCTGGACGACCGCTTCGATCTAGTCGAGGAGACGTTCGGGGAGGCGCGCTCGCTGTACTTCTACGACCCGGAGGGCAACTGCGTCGAGCTGGGCGAGCGAGCGGAGGGCGGCAGCGGCGTCACCGGCATGTTCGAACTCGTCCTCGAAGTCGAGCGGTTGGACGACGCCGTCGAGTTCTATCGGGAACTCGGGTTCGAGATGGTCGACGACGGCCGCGAGCAGGGACGGGTCCGGCTGACGACCGGGGAACTCGACCTCGAACTGTGGTCGCCGCGACTCGGTATCGCCGACGCGCGCGGCGGCGTCCACGTCGACTTCGGCGTCGTCGCCGACGACCCGAGATCGGTCGCGCGGAACGTCGCGGACGAGGCGCTCGCCGTCACGTCCGTCGAGGAGGGGGTCCGCATCCGCGACCCGGACGGGCACTACCTGACGCTGGTCGGTGAGGAGAACCGGCAGTAG
- a CDS encoding DUF5779 family protein, which translates to MSDFEGLDLQAVEDQMADGETGGSDRVVLGVLDGTTGEDEWLEIVESGGALVLNVDGDLNELAAGFARPVKEAGGELMHFRGFLVVTPPGVSIDTDRL; encoded by the coding sequence ATGAGCGACTTCGAGGGGTTGGACCTCCAGGCGGTCGAGGACCAGATGGCCGACGGCGAGACGGGCGGGAGCGACCGCGTCGTGTTGGGCGTTCTCGACGGGACGACCGGTGAAGACGAGTGGCTGGAGATCGTCGAGAGCGGCGGCGCGCTCGTCCTGAACGTCGACGGGGACCTGAACGAACTCGCCGCCGGGTTCGCCCGCCCGGTCAAGGAGGCCGGCGGCGAACTGATGCACTTCCGCGGCTTCCTCGTCGTGACGCCGCCCGGCGTCAGCATCGACACCGACCGACTCTGA
- a CDS encoding LeuA family protein → MEVSRYRCLCPTTRARRDLRRIEFFQGTLDSTSEITDARIFDTTLRDGEQSPRTSFNYEDKREIAAVLDEMGTHVIEAGFPVNSDAEFEAVRDIAESTSVTTCGLARVVEKDIEAALDSGVDMVHTFVSTSDVQLQDSMHATREEALESAVEAVERIAEAGVECMFSPMDATRTDEEFLLEVIEATSAAGADWINIPDTCGVATPRRFYDLIEIVDGHTDARIDVHTHDDFGLASANAISGFEAGASQAQVSVNGIGERAGNAAYEEVVMALEALYDVETGIDTTRITELSRVVEEKSDIPVPANKPVVGRNAFSHESGIHAAGVIQNADTFEPGVMTPEMVGAERELVLGKHTGAHSVRERLVDAGYAPTEAEVREVTRRVKDYGAEKQQVTMSELERFATEVGVDEESEEVRA, encoded by the coding sequence CTGGAAGTGTCCAGATATAGGTGCTTATGTCCAACAACGAGGGCACGTCGGGATCTCCGGCGGATCGAGTTCTTCCAGGGCACACTGGATTCCACGTCTGAGATAACAGACGCACGGATTTTCGACACCACGCTGCGCGACGGCGAACAGTCGCCACGCACGTCGTTCAACTACGAGGACAAACGCGAGATAGCCGCTGTACTCGATGAGATGGGCACCCACGTCATCGAGGCCGGGTTCCCCGTCAACTCCGACGCGGAGTTCGAGGCAGTGCGCGACATCGCGGAGTCCACGAGTGTCACGACGTGCGGACTGGCGCGCGTGGTCGAGAAAGACATCGAGGCGGCCTTGGATTCGGGTGTGGACATGGTCCACACCTTCGTCTCGACGTCGGACGTACAGTTGCAGGATTCCATGCACGCGACCCGAGAGGAGGCGCTGGAGTCGGCGGTCGAAGCCGTCGAGCGCATCGCCGAGGCGGGCGTCGAGTGCATGTTCTCGCCGATGGACGCCACTCGGACCGACGAGGAGTTCCTCCTCGAGGTCATCGAGGCGACCTCGGCGGCGGGCGCGGACTGGATCAACATCCCCGACACGTGTGGGGTCGCCACGCCGCGGCGGTTCTACGACCTCATCGAGATCGTCGACGGCCACACCGACGCGCGCATCGACGTGCACACGCACGACGACTTCGGGCTGGCCTCGGCCAACGCCATCTCCGGGTTCGAAGCGGGCGCGAGCCAGGCGCAGGTCTCGGTCAACGGCATCGGGGAGCGGGCCGGTAACGCGGCCTACGAGGAGGTCGTCATGGCGTTAGAGGCGCTGTACGACGTCGAGACGGGCATCGATACGACGCGCATTACGGAGCTGTCACGCGTCGTCGAGGAGAAGTCGGACATCCCGGTCCCGGCCAACAAGCCGGTCGTCGGGCGCAACGCCTTCTCCCACGAGAGCGGCATTCACGCCGCCGGCGTCATCCAGAACGCCGACACCTTCGAACCGGGCGTCATGACGCCCGAGATGGTCGGTGCCGAACGCGAACTGGTGCTCGGCAAACACACCGGCGCGCACTCGGTGCGCGAGCGGCTGGTCGACGCTGGCTACGCCCCGACCGAGGCCGAGGTCCGTGAAGTGACCCGCCGCGTCAAGGACTACGGCGCGGAGAAACAGCAGGTCACCATGAGCGAACTCGAACGGTTCGCCACGGAGGTCGGCGTCGACGAGGAGTCTGAGGAGGTCCGGGCGTAG
- the ilvB gene encoding biosynthetic-type acetolactate synthase large subunit, with product MSERASVPKEEADEQETESEDAAPVTTGAQSVVRALENAGTEYVFGVQGGAIMPVYDALYDSDINHVTMAHEQGASHAADAYGIVTGDPGVCFATSGPGATNLVTGIADANMDSDPMIALTGQVSKEMVGNDAFQETDTVGITQPVTKESYFASSPDTVGDNVSEAFALADEGRQGPTLVDLPKDVTQGETDIEPKAAATPDTYEVQEEADDEAVQEAADAFAAADRPVILAGGGVIKANASAALRELATEYEVPVVTTMPGIGSFPEDHELSLEWAGMHGTGYANLAITNTDCLLAIGTRFDDRLTGGVDSFAPDADVIHVDIDPAEISKNIYADYPLIGDARKVLRQLFDAMPRAPEADAWREQCQDWKDEYPMEYEMPDDEPLKPQYVVETFSDLTPDDTIVCTGVGQHQMWASQFWEFTKPRTWVSSHGLGTMGYGVPAAIGAKLAAPDQEVVCFDGDGSFLMTVQGISVAVRENLDITYVILNNEAVGMVRQWQDGFYEGRRMASEYPWIPAFDKLAEAFGARGFRLEAEEDVEETIQAARDYDGPSVIDAHIDPGENVFPMVPSGGDNGLFALQEDHLEML from the coding sequence ATGAGCGAACGCGCGTCCGTTCCCAAGGAGGAAGCGGACGAACAGGAGACGGAGAGCGAGGACGCGGCCCCGGTTACGACCGGCGCGCAGTCGGTCGTCCGGGCGCTCGAAAACGCCGGCACGGAGTACGTCTTCGGCGTGCAGGGCGGCGCTATCATGCCCGTCTACGACGCGCTGTACGACTCCGACATCAATCACGTGACGATGGCTCACGAGCAAGGGGCCTCGCACGCCGCCGACGCCTACGGCATCGTCACGGGCGACCCCGGCGTCTGTTTCGCCACGTCCGGGCCGGGCGCGACCAACCTCGTGACCGGCATCGCCGATGCGAACATGGACTCCGATCCGATGATCGCATTGACGGGCCAGGTCTCGAAAGAGATGGTCGGCAACGACGCGTTCCAGGAGACCGACACCGTCGGCATCACTCAGCCGGTCACGAAGGAGAGCTACTTCGCGAGCAGCCCCGACACCGTCGGCGACAACGTCAGCGAGGCGTTCGCGCTGGCCGACGAGGGCCGACAGGGGCCGACGCTCGTCGACCTCCCGAAGGACGTCACGCAGGGCGAGACGGATATCGAACCGAAAGCGGCCGCGACGCCCGACACCTACGAGGTCCAGGAGGAGGCCGACGACGAGGCCGTGCAGGAGGCCGCAGACGCGTTCGCGGCCGCCGACCGCCCGGTCATCCTGGCCGGCGGCGGCGTCATCAAGGCCAACGCCTCGGCGGCGCTGCGGGAGCTCGCCACGGAGTACGAGGTCCCGGTCGTCACGACGATGCCCGGCATCGGGAGCTTCCCCGAGGACCACGAGCTCTCCTTAGAGTGGGCCGGGATGCACGGCACCGGCTACGCCAACCTGGCGATCACGAACACGGACTGCCTGCTGGCCATCGGCACGCGCTTCGACGACCGCCTGACCGGCGGCGTCGACTCCTTCGCGCCCGACGCCGACGTCATCCACGTCGACATCGACCCCGCGGAGATCAGCAAGAACATCTACGCGGACTACCCGCTCATCGGCGACGCGCGGAAGGTCCTGCGCCAGTTGTTCGACGCCATGCCTCGTGCGCCCGAGGCCGACGCGTGGCGCGAGCAGTGTCAGGACTGGAAAGACGAGTACCCGATGGAGTACGAGATGCCCGACGACGAACCGCTGAAGCCGCAGTACGTCGTCGAGACGTTCTCCGACCTGACGCCCGACGACACCATCGTCTGTACCGGCGTCGGCCAACACCAGATGTGGGCCTCGCAGTTCTGGGAGTTCACCAAGCCCCGGACGTGGGTGTCTTCCCACGGCCTCGGGACGATGGGCTACGGCGTCCCCGCGGCCATCGGCGCGAAACTGGCCGCCCCCGACCAGGAAGTCGTCTGCTTCGACGGCGACGGCTCGTTCCTGATGACGGTGCAGGGCATCTCGGTCGCGGTCCGAGAGAACCTCGACATCACCTACGTCATCCTCAACAACGAGGCGGTCGGGATGGTCCGCCAGTGGCAGGACGGCTTCTACGAGGGCCGTCGGATGGCCTCGGAGTACCCGTGGATCCCGGCCTTCGACAAGCTCGCCGAAGCCTTCGGCGCTCGCGGATTCCGACTGGAGGCCGAGGAGGACGTCGAGGAGACGATTCAGGCGGCCCGCGACTACGACGGGCCGAGCGTCATCGACGCGCACATCGACCCCGGGGAGAACGTCTTCCCGATGGTCCCGAGCGGCGGTGACAACGGCCTGTTCGCACTGCAGGAAGACCATCTGGAGATGCTCTAA
- the ilvN gene encoding acetolactate synthase small subunit codes for MPGPAPDERIRPEGRRNTQGIRVDPEAEVTHEPRQAVLSALVKHRPGVLSEVSGLFSRRQFNIESLTVGPTSEEDTARMTILIEEPEPGIEQAKKQLQKLVPVVSVSELEPEAVRRELALVKVGGEKPDDVNAVAEMYDGQAVDASTDSVTVEITGSKQKIDAAVEAFRQFDVQEIVRTGAAALERGPNTLDKDD; via the coding sequence ATGCCAGGACCCGCGCCGGACGAACGGATCCGCCCCGAGGGCCGACGCAACACGCAGGGGATCCGCGTCGACCCCGAGGCCGAAGTGACCCACGAGCCGCGGCAGGCGGTTCTGTCGGCGCTCGTCAAGCACCGACCGGGCGTGCTCTCCGAGGTGTCCGGACTCTTCAGCCGCCGGCAGTTCAACATCGAAAGCCTCACCGTCGGCCCGACGAGTGAGGAGGATACAGCCCGGATGACGATCCTCATCGAGGAGCCGGAACCGGGGATCGAACAGGCGAAAAAACAGCTGCAGAAGCTCGTGCCCGTTGTCTCCGTCTCGGAGCTGGAACCCGAGGCGGTGCGGCGGGAACTGGCGCTCGTCAAGGTCGGCGGGGAGAAACCCGACGACGTGAACGCCGTCGCGGAGATGTACGACGGCCAGGCCGTCGACGCCTCCACCGACTCGGTGACCGTCGAGATCACGGGCAGCAAGCAGAAGATCGACGCCGCCGTCGAGGCCTTCAGGCAGTTCGACGTGCAGGAGATCGTGCGGACCGGGGCCGCCGCACTCGAACGCGGCCCCAACACACTCGATAAAGATGACTGA